The sequence below is a genomic window from Nicotiana tomentosiformis chromosome 6, ASM39032v3, whole genome shotgun sequence.
TAAATGTTGAATAAAAGGATGGGGGGACTAATTGTGAATATTAACTCCATCGGGATCTTCCAAAATCCACCGGAAAATTACATCTCTGGCCACGCAACGTTTTACTCCACTCATTTTTCTCTCATctcttattttctttatttttctactTCCTTAACCCACCACCAATTATTTGAAAAATGTCTCAAAAAAATGCTTCAGACCAAAGATTGAGCATTCCTCTTACAGGGATGAATGGTTTCAAGAAAGCTTTGGAATGCAATTGATCACTGAAAAagacattttttaatccaaaagaTGGGCAAGAAGACCAATATGTTGCTGAAATTGTAAGCTTCTTTGAATGGGGTGAGTTTGCAAAACCACCTGGATCTTACTGCTTAAAATTGGTCTGGAAATTTTACAGGAATATGGAAGGAAGAAAGACCAATTTCACTACTGTGAAAGGAATAAGGGTGGACTTTTCACCTCAGAAGATGAACAAGCTACCACTAGTGGCTGATCGCAAGACTCAAGCCTTCATAGACCAGCCAAAGCCACATTTGGATGCAATAGAGGATGCACTCTACTATTTTGGAGCAGATTGGGGGTTCGAAACCTCCGGTGACAAAGTAATCCTGAAAGTAAGAAACCTCAAGCACAGGGTAAGACCCCTTCTTAAATTTTTGAGTCACATATTAACTCCAAATAGCAATGGTACACATGTTTATTTGAACCAACTCGCTTTGCTACATGCTATTTGTTTGAAAATGCCTATCGATATAGGCAACATCATCAATAGACAACTCATAGCATGTAGGTATGATACATCTGTTGGAACTCTTTGGTTTCCTTCTATCATCACTAAACTACTTGAGAGTGTCGGAATTAAGTCTAATCCTAATTCAATAGTTGCTTCCGAAAAAATGATTGATAAAAAGTTTTGGTCGAAAGTCATCCAACTGTTGGCCCAAGGAAAAAAGAAGGGGAGGAAGAAGAATtcttaagaaaaaagagaaagcaAACTCTTGTTTCTCAAAGTGGAATAAGGCAGATTATGGATTTATTGGCTAGAAAATTTGAGCCTATGGAGAAACAAGTTAATGAgataaaaaaagaagtaaaagagATGAAAAAAGAAATGAGTGTTAAAGCTGATGGAGTGAAGGAAGATTTGAAACAAATGCGACATGTTCAAATGCAGGATATCATTTACAACTCTTCAATGATTTATGATAATTCAAGCTTTTTGCAGAGATTGGCCTGGTTTTTGCATTACAATGAGTTTATTCAATTCTCACCATTGCAGTTTATGGATCCATCTTCATGTCCTATTCCAAAATTTTATTCATCTGAAGAACTACAAGCTACGGCACAACAATTACCACCTCTACCACCCATAGAAAACCAACCACCACCTCCTCCACCGGTCCCAACACCAATTATTTCAGATCATGGCAGTGGAAATTTGTCAAATTTAGTTGATCTTGCTACTATTTTCCCTGGATATACTCCTCTATCTATACCCAATGTTGGAGGGTCAAGTATGATGGAACCAAATTCACAAAGTGAGATGGTAAAGAGTCCTAGAATAGGGGGAGGTGAATTCTCAGAAAATTGGATACCTGTTCCGGTTACACAATGTGGTTCTTCACAACCAAGAGAGGAGAATTATTTTGGTGGCGATGATGTAGGAGGAACGAGTAGATTCATAATGAGATTTAATCCAGGAGGATGAAAGTTTTAAGTGTTGGGGGGTCAATGTTTTGGGGAAAGAATATGGGAAGTTCCTGCCTTTTACTGATTAGCCTATATAGTATTAGGCTATGTTGGTTGTTGTTATTAATGTCTTCTTTCTTTTGTATTATTGTTAAaagtatatatacatacatatatatgtataacTGGTGTAAAATATTTTGTTATTAGTAAATATTGAAGTGTAGTTGTCGTACTAGTATATGCACTTTATCCTAATTTTAGCTACTTTGTTTGGACTTTGCTATTCTAATATATTGATAACGTGATTTTTTTTGGTTAGTATTGAAGAAAGAAACAGGATATAAAGCTGGATGCTTAAGCAAAAAAGCACTCTTCAATGCTTGGGTAGTACCTATCAAGTGCAACAGTTaaatcaaaagaaaagaaaaaaaaagattttcaaTTTCCGTAAATAAAGTAATACTTATATATAATTCTCTTTCATGGATTATTATTTTATTGTGGGTATTAAATCCACAAAATAAGATCTCttcatttttaaaatattaactcttttcttcttgAATCACATAACTTCCAAGTTTATTATTCTGATTTTGTGAAAGCAAGGATTTGCATCTTCAACTCAAGAAATCATTGGAATTGAGAAGAGTTATGAGCATCAACAGCTAGATTCATTAATTCTTTACTAGAACTTGCTCAGAATATTTGTCAAGGCGAAATAATAGTTGACACTAATTTTTGAAAAATGaattaggctttctttgatttcTTCTTTTTAGCCTGAAAATGCAACCAAAACAATCCATTTTTTTTTATCCCTAGTACCCAACTTTGAAGCCTGTAAACTATTCTTTCTTGTCACACCACAATCTAAACCAGTAAATTATAGATACCCGTGTATCTGTAATTACTTCTTCCTAATTTTTTTCTATTCAGCTGAAAATTCAAAAATGGAGCTTATTattaaaaaagagagagagagaaaaaaatggCGGCAGAAAAGGCAAAGAAGCAGTATACATATAGATTCTTCATATATAGAGAAAATCTCTATTGTACATAAAGTATTGTTCCAAAAAAAGAGAGGATGAAATTGCTTCAAAATTTCAGAATATATATTGCTTCAATAGCTAAAAAGAAGAGACTATAAATATTCCTTTTATCTTACCTGAAGCTTAACATTACAAACCGAAAAAGCCCtaaaagattttaaaaaatagTGTTTAAACTACATTAGTGACAATTTACATAATTTACAATTCTTATCGATGGTGGCCATAAATTTATCAATTCTTAGGAGTCATAGGGAGAAGAAATGCAAGTTCTTGCTGAACAAAGATCGAATCATAAGCAAGGTAAATGTATGAGATTGAAAAAGTTAATCCGTTTTAGgaaatgatgaaatccttatctTGAATAAATTTTCTCTCCACAAGGCAAACAATGATTTTTGAAGAgagttgttaaaaaaaatattttttcctcgaGGACGAGTAAAAGTTCAAGTGTGGGGGAATTTGATGAATATAAATTATTCATGTATTTTCATACATATAATTAAAGATTTTTAAATAAAACATGAATAAATATATTCGATTCTCCTATATTTTCTAACAAGTTTTGCGGAGGAAAAATGAATTGAGGAAAGAAGACTACAAGCAAAACAAGGAGGAAAAAgagcaaaaagaaagaaagaaaaaaaaaagattcagCAATGCACGTGGTAAACTAGAGTGAATGTAACTTTAAAGTCACAACATCAAGACCTAAAATTTCAACATCATCTCACCTTTGCTACACATTTTCTATAAATAGGCACTCATATTATATTGTGAAGGGGAGAGGCTTGTGCTGAGAAGAACTACATAGTTATCCTTTTGTGAAAAATAATATCTCTGTATCAATTCTTTGTatttctaaactagtttctttttCTTACTTCATAATGGAGTAACCTTTTTTGTTGGGATAGTTGATgaaatttgatatatatatattataatactCTCTCAGTTTAATACATTCTTGGTTTGGAACTTTCTATTTATATTTTACATTGTGCTATAATAATGGTTTTTAACTAATCGTTGTTATCACTTCTATatattttatctctaagttattcTTATATTAATTTTGAAATTCTCACGGAGCAAAATTAATATATAGTAACTACTGAATAAAATAGTGGAGTAAGAGTAATTTTTAGTAAACtattattaaaagtcaataatCTTGCTTACCTCAATTTTAATTCTTACGGAGGAATTGTTgtaggcaagattattgattttttagtaaaaatattctcaCGAAGTTTTTACTACCTCTTAGCACAATTTaagcaagaaaaatattttggTTTAATCGTTACTAGTTTTAACTCAATTAATCACATAACCTCACGGAGTGCTATTAATTGACTACTTCTTAGTGAGataaatataattgtattagcAATAAGCAATTATTTCTCAGAGAAATATGTTACGAcctaaaatccactataggtcgtgatggcgcctaacgccgccgttaggcaagccaacggtgattgaccaatttaattactcattttattactttcgaaatcataaattttaataagGAAAATTTACACCTTTAAATTCACTAGAACGTACAAAATTTGTAGTTTATAAGTGAAATGAAAGACGATGATAATATACAAaaccgtaagcatcaactagtatatcccaaaatccggtgtcacaagtgcatgagcatttactaaggagtataataataataatacaacatatatgtagaatgtaaatgagacaggataaaataaatagtacgatggagactccgtggactgcgatgcgtagccttaaatgcaactcacataaagtctcctcaacagctgcGCCTACGTGCCAAGATGGTCACCAAATGAACTCgttagatcctgcacatttagtgcagaaatgCAGCAtgcgtacgtaaatcaacgcgtacccagtaaatatctagcctaaccccagataagtagtgacaaggggtcgacatcgacacttactagtggtccaataaggcaATATGGTAAATCATAAACAAATAAGAGTACAACAATAGTAGTGAGGTAAATCTAtaactaacacaatcttccaaaatttcttttaacgatatcaatttctcaatctcgtattctatctcaacaactcagaaatatcaagtgccaataacAAACGGGTAACAATttgcatataaaatgcaaggcatcgGTGGAAGAAAAAATCTCGcaaatattcggactgctagcgatataacgtaCGATTATGTCGAAGTCGTACAGTCAGATCTTAGAAAGAATTTGATACTACAgaggcgatcggcccgatcccatcataacgtgtacactgctgagggtctagcggcacgaaccataaatgcatctattatactgctgagacgaacgacccgctccacaagaaagtaaAGGAATTATCGAATTATGAGACACAAGCTTACGATACAATATATGAATACAAggtgagtataacctttaccgtttctcaaataacttgccaacaactcagggtagtaaggctcggcctaatatatatatatatatatatatatatatatatatatatatatatatatatatatatatatatatatatatatatacttctaaatcaatttcaattataatttcagttAATTAAGCAAACAGGATGAGTTCAAttatttcaaatattacatggtaaaatcctaagtctacccggacataaatattctttagctacgtacggaatctcgtcacctcgtgcgtacgtagcacccactagtaatagcacataacaattatatTACCTAGgggatagtttccccctcacaaagttagacatgagacttacctcgatctgaagttccataaccgactccaacgctactctaacacctcaaaccgatgctcatcgctccaaaactagtcaaataatgtacaaaccaataaaaatatactccaatactcataataaatcaatttataataagtctcaactccgctcgaaaagtcaataaagtcaaaccctcgatcccggattccaaaaattcttgaatattaacattacccataacaccactaACTCAATtgtataatttattcctaattccatgtccaatttcgtggtcaaaatccaaaaataccaaattttgtgttttctaccaaaattccataatttctactaatttccatgttaaaatccatatgtaatccaagtatttaactcgtaataggtgggaatcacttacctcgtgttgcttgatgaaaatcccctcaaaaTAACTCCCCAAATTCGGCTaacccaagtgaaaaatgaaagaagGAGAGCCGTTCTTAAAACAATTCTACCCAACGATATTTTTGCACTTGCGGAAcagtagccgcacctgcggcgtcGCTTGTTCGACCAAAACTCCGCTTCTTCGAAGAAGCATTGGAGCCTGCCCCTTCTCACCTGCGGAAGCTGCCCCGCTCCTGCGACAAGCTCCCTCACTTCTacgcatcgcaggtgcggtccaaacGTCGCTTCTGCGAATCCTTCCTTACGCACCCCTCTTCTGCTTCTACGTTGAGCAGTTCGCTTCAGCGGTTCCGTACCTGCGCCcaaattttcgcaggtgcggtcgcacCAGCAGTAGGCGATTcgatttcaatccgtttcaaGCCCGAGGCTCctaggaccccatccaaatataccaacgcatcccaaaaCATACACGAACCTgatcgatgcctcaaatcacaccaaacaatatcaaaattacgaatcgacgATTGAAACCTTtccttaaactttcaaacattcaaactatGACGAACACgtc
It includes:
- the LOC104095320 gene encoding uncharacterized protein isoform X1, whose product is MGKKTNMLLKLNMEGRKTNFTTVKGIRVDFSPQKMNKLPLVADRKTQAFIDQPKPHLDAIEDALYYFGADWGFETSGDKVILKVRNLKHRFMDPSSCPIPKFYSSEELQATAQQLPPLPPIENQPPPPPPVPTPIISDHGSGNLSNLVDLATIFPGYTPLSIPNVGGSSMMEPNSQSEMVKSPRIGGGEFSENWIPVPVTQCGSSQPREENYFGGDDVGGTSRFIMRFNPGG
- the LOC104095320 gene encoding uncharacterized protein isoform X3: MEGRKTNFTTVKGIRVDFSPQKMNKLPLVADRKTQAFIDQPKPHLDAIEDALYYFGADWGFETSGDKVILKVRNLKHRFMDPSSCPIPKFYSSEELQATAQQLPPLPPIENQPPPPPPVPTPIISDHGSGNLSNLVDLATIFPGYTPLSIPNVGGSSMMEPNSQSEMVKSPRIGGGEFSENWIPVPVTQCGSSQPREENYFGGDDVGGTSRFIMRFNPGG
- the LOC104095320 gene encoding uncharacterized protein isoform X2 translates to MDLLARKFEPMEKQVNEIKKEVKEMKKEMSVKADGVKEDLKQMRHVQMQDIIYNSSMIYDNSSFLQRLAWFLHYNEFIQFSPLQFMDPSSCPIPKFYSSEELQATAQQLPPLPPIENQPPPPPPVPTPIISDHGSGNLSNLVDLATIFPGYTPLSIPNVGGSSMMEPNSQSEMVKSPRIGGGEFSENWIPVPVTQCGSSQPREENYFGGDDVGGTSRFIMRFNPGG